The genomic region CATTAGGAGGAACTTCCACTTtgtatttttccttttcttttttgaaGTATAGGGTATCATTaatcattaatttaatttatacctTAATTACTTTCATAGTTCCTTCCATGGATGATTATTGAAAATAATAACTTGAGAGTAAATAATTAAAGTTCTTGATTATTTTTCCCATTGAATGAATGTGAGAGTTTAAATATTAAATAgaactctattattattattattattattatccacaACAATGAAAtttcaactaattaattaattaagatacCCCATTATTTTTTTTGGGTGTAAAAAATATTCATATACCATGTAATAGTATAGTATATATATGCGCTTACATtaaaattctcatttttttttattatattaaattctaTTTGTTGTTAAATAGACATTCACATTTTTAAGTATAAAAACAACATAGTTTCTTCCCAATAGTATATATAGTCAAAGTTGTAATCAATAATTGTTTTGCTTCTTTACTTTCCCAAAAGTACATGCCTTCAGTTTCAAGACTCCAAGTTatgtgttttatttatttatttatttaaatctaAAAAACTAGGTTCTTTCTTTCATTATTTGTTCTCTTTGATAAAAACCCCTCACCAACTCTATGCATGTAAAAGCCCTACAAGTTATTTAGGTGAATGCATGATTGAATAAAGAATATTATTAAGCAATTAACATTATTCCACCACAACCATAATAATGAGCTATGATGACGTGTGTAATTGGCCTTTAGCCACTAATCTCATATTCATACTTATGTTAACCTTGAATCAAATCAAAAGAATGCAATccaaaaggggaaaaaagaagaaaaatttaatGTGCTATCCAAAATCCATATACTAGTCAATTAACAAACATGGCATGTTACCTTCTCATACTTTGCTTTACAATAAAGCAAAAACAAAGCTAGTTATTATTTAAGACTTTTAAGTGAAAATACTTTAttttaagagtttaattttgatttattattattatataaagttaaatattattttaatctctAATNNNNNNNNNNNNNNNNNNNNNNNNNNNNNNNNNNNNNNNNNNNNNNNNNNNNNNNNNNNNNNNNNNNNNNNNNNNNNNNNNNNNNNNNNNNNNNNNNNNNNNNNNNNNNNNNNNNNNNNNNNNNNNNNNNNNatttttagataaattataatgatattttatatttaatgatattaaaataaaaaataatgttttaactatttttaatgtattttttagtaatataaagtattttaaatcatttttgttttaataaataataatatatattatttctaaactcatttcaaaaatacaaattaaaaataactgaATTAGGCTAAACACACTAACACGTAATGGTATTTAGATGTGTCCAAATATAtctggagaagaattttttattttttattaaccaAAAACACATGTATCGAACGAGTATCGATGAAAATCAAGTCCAAAATTTGTCAGATATGCGGATACAACAACTAACGAAATATTCTTACTTCGTAGATATGAATGAATACTTCAAAAGGAGTTATTAATAGAATaatccatatatatataataaaaccaCTTCTTAAATACTTAAAAAGAGTTAAAACTCATACTAACCTTTTGAATAGTCAATTCTTTGGGAAATCTTGTCAAGGTGTTTTGTTAATGCAAAACTTGGTGCTTGAGGGAATAATCCAATGGAACCAGTGGCAAATATGATCCAAGACAAAGGTTGAGTAGTAGTTTGTAACTGAAACACCATGTATAAATGATTGGACTCTAAAGTGATAAAGGTTGAGTTGGCCACAACATTAAGGTTCCCTTTATTAGGAACCACTTGGTTTGGTGCATACCCTCCAAGATAATATTGCTTGATCCCTCCACCTTTTCCTCCTGATATCACCCACCCCACTATGGCACTTGAACCTACCATGCCACCATTGGTTGAGAACCCCATAGCAATGTAAGAATTTGTATATGGGGTTGAGAGAATGAAGCTCCAAGTGTTTCTAGAAGTTTGAACATACtgctcaaaaaaaaataaaattgcatgtgtagtaaatgattaataatattataatgttttcgtaaaaaaaaaaaaaaaaaacagaaaaaagatAATATAAAATATCATCTGAAACCTAAGACATGAATGTTTACATTGCTCTTATTCTGTCAGAATATAGAAACATTTGATGTGTTGCTTTTAATTTCAGAAAATGAGAGACATGAATATATTTGAAAATGAAGTTAAGTTAAAAATACTATGTCATGTGAACAcaaattttgaatattttatgTAATCTTTTAAAGTAGGGCAAAAAGGACAAGATAATGAAACAAGTTTTTATTATAGAACGAAATGTTGCCTTTAAGTACTAGAGAATTCGTCTAGAATTGACCATACTTGTAGGAAGAATATGTATATGATGAAGTTTAGAAGTAGTGCACCTACTCTGAGGATGAAACTCTGAGAATCCCAGACTGAAAGGCAGTGAAGGTTTGTTATATCAAAAGGGATAGGAACTTTGAGGTTGAGATTGATGTTGCATGAGTCAGATTTTGGTTCTGAAATTGGAAGAAAGAATAATCCAAGAAAAGTTGTAGTTACCAAGAGGAGTGGTAGAGATGGCTTCATTTGTTTCTCTGTTATGGATGTTGCTGTGGTTTTAGATTGAAAGAAAAATGTGTTGAAATGAGGACATAAGATCTATATGATAAGGTTTaaaatattactgtttctattgaAGCAGAAAATCAAAGAATGTAATGATTGCGATGGTTCAACACTTCATCTAACTTGGTGCTGGGGCATTCTCAATTATGACCATATAGTAACACATTAAATTATTGTTCAATaatgtgtcttttttttttccccaCTAGGTGACACTAATTAATTGGTGGGTTGTGTATCAAATAATTCTGTTTTTTTTTCCCTGTTTTTTCCCAAAAATGTAAAATGTATGTAAAAAACAGAGATGTATGCATATTATATAGTAAAGTATATGATGATACTAATTTAGAATAAGTATATTATTCCGAATTGCTTGTGATACATCAACATGGTTTATTGTACAAAGGAAACAGATGAAAGCCCTGCTTCCATATTGTACAAAATAATAATTTTCATCCATTTCTTTCACTTTTCTGGCTAACCTAAGGTGGTTTAAGGTCTCAAACCAACCTTCCAGTTCTAAACTAGAATCCAACTCTGGTACAACAACATTCACACATATTTATTCATGTggccttgttcatttgcaaggtACAAGAAGCAGCATGCCATGGCCTCAAAGAGCAGCAGCCAATTCCGATCTTTCAAGTCCATCTTCATAGCCATGTTCTGCACATGCATAATAGCACAGATGATTAGAGAAGGGAAATGGAATGAGTTATTCTAATTGAACTTCTGTCGAATATGCTAGATATTAGATCGAGATTCCCATTCAAGACTACCAAAAATGGGCTAATGTTGAGACTTGAGAGGCTAATACAAGCTCGTTCGGTTTCTATTTTTGTATTCCATGTTTTGGTTTTAAAATAATgttaagaaaaagatgaaaatacaaaatTCGTTCATTTCTTCTTGTTATCGGTTTTTTTCTTcacaaaatctaaaaaaatagactaaaaataataacataaaaCAAAAAAGGCCCTAATATGTTTCCTCCAATCAGTCTGCTCATATGcagaatttagagaattatttttTATAGTTAAACTGGTATAGAGATGAAACAATAATTGACTTACCCAATGAATTAACTTCTGGCAAGCTAACATATTGAGGACAGGATTCTGATGAAGTAACCATTCGGTTGGTTTGAAGAACGCAATCCCTTGGCtgaaagaaaataattaaaaattgtgTTTGAATAGGATACATGGCAATTACAGACTTAGCTAGTCATTCTAAATTTTGCACAAGAtacttttgtttttctgtttttcatatgCTGAGTATATTACAGACTAGAATCCAATACCAACCTTAAAATCCTTGTAGAAACATAGTCGAATTTCCTTAATAGCATCTTTTTGGCATATTACTGAAGGAGTTAAATGGAAAGCATTCTCAATTGCAGCAATAATGCCTCCGACTGGATACTTTTCTGAATTAGATGGAACATATCCTTCTTCATTTAGAACTTTCTGCAACAATGTTTTAAaacaagagagaaagaaaacacgAGTGAGAGTACGCTATGATGTAAATGTAACCATGCATTCAATCTTTACAATCAAAGGTATAAATAAGTCTTGTCCCACTAACTAGAGTTAGATTCTCTAATTTTACGGCCACAGGAGGGACCCTTAATCTTCAAAGTACATTGTTCAGTAAAACAAGTTTGATATCTTGTCCGGCAGGAAAAAGATTAACTTATCGTTGCATTTTGATTATGATATTATTTCATAATAAAGGAGTTTATGGATACCAGAAAAAGAATATGCCCAATGAACTTACTGTAACATTATAGTTGAAATAGAGGTTCAGCGTTATCAAGAAATAATTATATTCGTCTAGGATCACAGGTTTTGCACATGTGCCATGCTTCTCTGCAAGAGAAAGTACAATATTAGAAAGCTGGAATTTTATTCaagaaaatcataaaattctgccaCAAAATATcaggaagaataaaataaaataaaatataaatacacaatgTTATTGCAAGGAAAATTATGTTATTGTTTAAGGTATATTTGAAACTATGAACACCATTTGTGTACCAATTTAATGTTGCAAGTAACAGACTCTATCCAAATGTACCAGACCTTTTTTTGGAAAACAGCTCAATTATTACAGTCAAAAGCAAAATAGTATTGAATATCACTAAACATGTTGAATTGTGTAAGTCAGCAAAAGAGTGAAAGATTATTACCCCACTGCAAATGCGCAACACGGCAGCCCCAGGAACATAGAACAAAAGACACACTATTAGATTCCATAATGACTGGAGTTTAAACAGGAAACTAAGTAATTTTCAGTGACAACCTCATGACCCCAAAATGTGCCTTTTCCGCCATGGCAATTTGATGTTTTGCTACAGCTGTACGATGGCCAATATCGATCTAAAGCACTCTGCAATGCCTCTACCTAAACAAAACATGGAACAAAAGGAATTAGAAAAAAAGTGAAAATTGAAGATAGCAATGCTGATAGTAGAGTCCAACAAAAGAAGTAAAAGTAACATCAACATAACCAAAACACAAATGTATAACCAGTAATAGAGGTCAAAATTGCAGTTGcaacaaaaaaaaatgtaaaaatgtcTTTCCTTTCTTCAATCAATACAATTGCTGTAAAAACATTTGCTACAACTTTCTAATATAACTTGGCAAGGTAAGGTTAATCAGGTTCTATTCTTTTCAACCAGCTGACAGCTAATCCATGAAAACAAATATAATTGATTTTTGATCAAATGGTTTGTAACTCAAGGTCACATAACCATACCTCTTTTGGATTAAAACTCGGTCCATTGCAGCATTCTGGCCATGTTCCATCATTATAGTCAGTCCAGAGTCCATCTGTCATACAAGTAGATAGGAACCCGTAAAATATTCGTTTTAGAAAAAAActccagagtttttaagaatgaaaaacaattttaaaaatccAAAAGACACAGCATAATTAGGGTGCTNNNNNNNNNNNNNNNNNNCATATTTGTATAATCAAAATTCAGTTTTCAACTATTTTAACAACAAAAAACCATACAGAATAGCTTCTGATTAAAATTTGTTTTCAGCTTTTTAGTTATACAACAAACTCAAGTTGTAAAAGCACTTCTCACAATCAGAAACAAATGCAAGTCAACTTCTCAGTCTGTGTTCAAAACATCATAAGAATTTCCCAATGGTCAAgatttgcaaaagaaataaacaacaATAACTGCAAAAAAACCTCATACTCACGTATGGTGAATACTTGAGGAGTGTCAGCGCTGAAAAGGAAGCCACAAACAAAAATATGTCAGCTACTTCTCAAGTGTTGAATTTGTTATATAAGACAATGAAAACAACAAATATATAACAAGACATCACATTGTAAATCATATCTATATTAAAAGCCATTTAATCACAAGCATTATTCGTAGCCATAAATTGATGTATGCTTAGCTCATCTTCAATCCTATCATTTATTTGTTTCAGAATTTTAAGCTGAGTTCCGAAAAACATTGACTTTTACTTacaaaaggaaaaattaaaaataaaatatataacatTTAACAAAACGAAAGAGCAATGCTATCAATGATTATCAATAATGAACAAAattggaagaggaagaagaaaagggagAAAATTTACCCTCTGCAGCAACCGTTTTTGGCGCAACATTTCTTGACACCGTTGCACATAGTTCCCGGCCATTGCAACGACAACGCGAAATAATCGAACTCTCTCTGCTTCTTCCCTAATCCTCCTCCAACTACGCTTTCAATTTCATCCAAATCTTCTTCCATCACCGAGAAGCCACTATCGGCGGTGACAACCACCGCGGCGGCGGCGGCGAGGAGCagaaggagaagaaaagctcGATCGGAGGAGCGAGTCATCGTCAATggcgaaaaaggaaaaaaaaaattgtttggtTTGTGTTTGGCGCTTTGCAATCGGAATATGCAAAACGTGAATTCGAATGCGATATTTTATGAAAAAGATCGAAGGAAAATAGTCAATTGGTgaagttgaaaaaaaaattgaattgcgCGAATCTCGAGAATCCAGGTTTCGCACGAAACTCGGAACGGAACTCACCCTAATTGGAATATTCTCTCTTCCCTCCAATTTTGTGATTCGGATATGATTTTGCTCAATAATTGTTTATTAAATCTAATAATAAATTGAAAATCAATCAAAGTCAtatcaatttaaatttgattggattcatttttgatatattgcatgattgaattagattttaaatttatttaccAAAATCTTCAAAATGCTAAATATGATCATGTCAAATgggttataactcaaatg from Arachis ipaensis cultivar K30076 chromosome B02, Araip1.1, whole genome shotgun sequence harbors:
- the LOC107622753 gene encoding ribonuclease 2; the protein is MTRSSDRAFLLLLLLAAAAAVVVTADSGFSVMEEDLDEIESVVGGGLGKKQREFDYFALSLQWPGTMCNGVKKCCAKNGCCRGADTPQVFTIHGLWTDYNDGTWPECCNGPSFNPKEVEALQSALDRYWPSYSCSKTSNCHGGKGTFWGHEWEKHGTCAKPVILDEYNYFLITLNLYFNYNVTKVLNEEGYVPSNSEKYPVGGIIAAIENAFHLTPSVICQKDAIKEIRLCFYKDFKPRDCVLQTNRMVTSSESCPQYVSLPEVNSLEHGYEDGLERSELAAAL